In one window of Thermus aquaticus DNA:
- a CDS encoding COG2426 family protein, which produces MKMTPELYVLLVAALPVVELRGAIPLGVVLGLPPWESFLLALLGNLLVAPVALFLLPWAVEAATRVPVLRRAWEALEARVRLKGEEQVQRLGALGLFLFVAVPLPGTGAWSGSVLAVVLGLKRRYALLAISLGVVAAGLLTLLLTGGAVAGLNYLR; this is translated from the coding sequence ATGAAGATGACGCCCGAGCTTTATGTTCTTCTGGTAGCGGCTTTGCCGGTGGTGGAGCTAAGGGGGGCCATCCCCCTGGGGGTGGTCTTGGGGCTTCCCCCCTGGGAAAGCTTCCTTCTTGCCCTTTTGGGGAACCTGCTGGTGGCCCCGGTGGCCCTTTTCCTTCTGCCCTGGGCCGTGGAGGCGGCCACCCGGGTGCCCGTCCTCCGCCGGGCCTGGGAGGCCCTCGAGGCCCGGGTCCGCCTGAAGGGCGAGGAGCAGGTCCAGCGCCTGGGGGCCTTGGGCCTCTTCCTCTTCGTGGCCGTGCCCCTTCCCGGCACCGGGGCCTGGAGCGGGAGCGTGCTGGCCGTGGTCCTGGGCCTCAAAAGGCGGTACGCCCTTCTCGCCATCTCCCTAGGCGTGGTGGCAGCGGGGCTTCTGACCCTTCTCCTCACGGGCGGGGCCGTGGCCGGGCTAAACTACCTGCGATGA